The sequence CAGGTGGACCTTACCCTCCTAAGGGACCGTATTAAAGTCTTGTGGACAATGTAACCTAACGCTCAGTCTTGTTTCGCAGATCCATGTTCACTAGTGGCCTTACGGAGAGCACCCAGAAGGAGGTTCGGATAGTGGGAATCGAAGCGGAGTCCATGGAGCTGGTACTGAACTACGCTTACACATCCAGAGTCCAGCTTACCGAAGCCAACGTGCAGGCTTTATTCACGGCAGCTAGCATCTTCCAGATCCCTTCCCTCCAGGATCAGTGTGCGCAGTATATGATCAGCCGCCTGGACCCGCAGAACTGCATCGGGGTATTTATTTTCGCGGATCACTACGACCATCAGGAACTTAAAGATAAATCTCAAGActacattaggaaaaaaattCTGTACGTCACCAAAGAGCAAGAGTTCCTGCATCTGAGGAAAGACCAACTCATAAGTATTTTGAACAGCGACGACTTAGATGTGGACAAAGAGGAACATGTTTACGACAGCATAATATGTTGGTTTAATCACGACCAGGCAGAGAGGGAAGGGCACCTTCCGGAAATATTTGCCAAATGTATCCGCATGCCTCTTATGGAAGAAACGTTTGTCGAAAAGATCCCACCCATGTTTGCGCAGGCAATGCCCAAAAACCACGTCCAAAAGGGAAAGATCAGTGCCAATTACTGCACTCAGCGACTTGGGATGACTGCTTCCGAAATGATCATATGCTTCGAGGCAGCCAGCAAACACTCAGGAAAGAAGCAAACTGTGCCTTGTCTGGACACTTTCACGGGAAAAGTTTATAAACTATGCAAACCGCCTGGCGACTTGAGAGAGGTCGGCATCCTCGTGACGCCAGATAATGAAATTTACATTGCGGGGGGTTACAGGCCAAGCAACAATGACGTCTGCATAGACCACAGGGCGGAAAGTGACTTTTGGTTCTATGACCACTCGAGCAATAGGTGGATTTCGAAAGCGCCTTTACTCCGAGCGAGGATAGGCTGCAAACTGGTTCATTGCTGCGGTAAACAGTATGCCATAGGCGGCCGCGTCTATGAGGGTGACGGGAGGAATCCGCTAAAGTCAGTCGAGTGCTACGACAGCAGAGATAACTGCTGGACGGCTGTAAGCCTAATGCCCGTTGCGATGGAGTTTCATAGCGCGGTGGAATATAAAGATAAGATCTACATTCTACAGGGTAAGGTATTTCGACGAGAGGAGAATAGCTGCGCTATCCTGCGTGGCAATCGCTTCATTTAAAAAACCAGCCTGACGTCCGCAAAAAATGTGTGGAGTAACAAACGCGTTGTGTCGGTGAAATAGGGGCAAACAACTGAatgctgggatttttttttttttccggttttCATAAAAGTTAAACATGGAGAAATGATGGCTGGCATGTCCCTTTAACTGTCAAGCcgtaatataaatatgaaagaAGTCCCAGATTTGGTTATGCGAAGGCCCTTGTATTAGACCAAGGTAACATCTAGTCACACATAGGGCTAGTGAAACAAGCATGCCCACTGCCCCCTATTACACGCGGGATGGGTTCCCCTTGATGCCCCTTTCTCTCGCCATGCTGTCCCACCTCAGTTGGACTTCCTTATTAGCAGACAATGTACATACCAGACGGTGCTAACGCCCATGGGAACTAGGTGACCTTATTGTGCATGATCTTGAGTATTCTGCATACTAATGGCGGAAATCAACATTTCTATGGGCTGATAATCAGGTCCCCGGTGCCATGGCTGTTATAAGACAATGGCTTTCTAACTAGTCCTTGGTGACCAAGAACACTACTGAGCTGCAAGAGTTCTTGTATGTAAAAGGCTTCTAGGCTTCCGCCACACAGCATGTTTTTCAACAAAATTGGTGCGTTGACCTCTTAAGCTCTCAATGCTGATTGAATATTGGATCACAAGCAGGACAGTTTTACCCCATAAGGAGGTATTAAACAGCCAGCCATgtcctgaccccccccccccttagatcatatactgaaaagaaaaagctcTGATTTCTAGGAAGGGTATGAGTGCTGCCACCCCAGGACTTGCCTCCGTCCTTTCCACCTGACTGCTGGTGCTAAACCCCATTGGCATACTATGGAGATAGCTATAGATGTGTAATGATAGGTGGGTAATGCCTGTAACAACATATTACATTCACTGTGTGTCTAAGTTTTGTCGCATGGCGATGGTGTAACACTCCAAGTTTGCTTTGCAGGAGATGTTTTTCTGTGCTATGATCCTCAGCGAGACTACTGGTGTCACCTAACCCCAATGACCGTGCCTAGACTCCAAGGAATGGCAGCTGTATACAAAGACTCGATCTACTACATAGCCGGGATCCGCTGTAATCATCGCGTGCTTACCGTCGAGGCCTACGACATCGAACAAAACCGCTGGACTCGAAAGAAAGATCTTCCATGCGAACAGTCTTCGAATCCTTACATCAAACTCTTGgtcctcaaaaacaaacttCACCTGTTCGTGCGGGCGACCCAGGTCAGCGTCGAGGAGTTTGTTTTCCGCACCAGCCGGAAGAATTCTCTGTATCAGTACGACGAGGTCGCCGACGGCTGGAAGAAGGTCTACGAGACTCCGGAGAGATTGTGGGATCTCGGCCGTCACTTTGAATGCGCGGTTGCTAAACTCTATCCCCAGTGTCTTCAGAAAGTCTTGTAGCGTCCGTCAGCAAACTGCCTTATTGAGCTGATAATGTCttgtttttgggtgtttttcGTTTTTTGCGGAGGAAAAAACTTGTCAGTAtttttaatggctttttttCTTGTCTGTTTTACAAAGTGGACAGTTCCTTGTTCTTGTAGATGGGTGCTTCTTAAAGGTTGTAGTTTGAGGCTTGGTAAAAAGATGCAACTACATTTAAGTTCCTCatcacaatttatatattttttttttttatttttttttggtccgtGAATTCTAAGTTTACAAAGTGCAATTATCAGCGTTCTTTTTACTCCATGGGTTATGTGTAAACCACGCAATTCTGTTTTTGTAGGTAGGAAatgtttcaaataagttattgaTTTGCTTTGGAGGATACATGATATCTATGCACTACAGCAAACCAATCTAGCATTAACTTATGTCTGGTTTGAATGATCTCTCGTGAACGTTGAGTTCCATCCCTGTGGTTCCAGACGGCTCACAAGTAAAGGTTCATGGCGGGGCTTTAAGGGAATCCATCCAACTTTTTCTTCCGGTTCGGTGTAATAAGTGGTTCTAACAGGGATGGAAGTAGAAAGCTTAGGTTCCTCTAACACTCTGCAGCGTGTCCTCTAACGGCCGAGGGCCGGGTTGTAGTGATCCTATACCAACATACTGACGTCTTATTCAGTCATTatgcattttattctttaaacatGGATCTTCCAAAaccaaatatgtatatttatttcaacAAAATACATTCAAAACGGGCATAATGGTATTCTTCGTGGTAGAACCTCACCGTATACAATGGCacgattttatttgtttttttccgttCTTGAGGTGCATCTTCCGGGGAGGGAGACTCAATACGGGTAAAATCTGAGGCAATATCACTAGGGTTTGTGCCGTTCTGCCAGCCTTGCGGTCCTAGAGTGTCGATGACTTTTAAGTTCAGGCGCGAATGACGTGATGTCTCTACCATTCGTCGTGCCAGAACTAACCGTAAAAGGTGTCCTAAGCTTTGTCTCCCAGTCCCCTAGCGCCTAGTCGGATCTGCGTCTCGGGATACTGAACCGTTGGGTTGGTACTGATGGGTTCGTAAAAAGCATTAGAACGGGATGAGCGCCCGGCTGCTCTTGGCCTTTAGTTTTTGCATTACTGCGATGGCTGTTGGTTAAGatgaaaataaaagattatgTATATTGCATTTTAACTTTATTATAAGTGCAAGGTTTTTAGAATGGGTTtggatctgtattttttttttttttttttcgggtaTGCTTTAATTTCTGTGTTTCAATGGTGCTAACAGTTTTAAACACTAGAAGACCAAAACTAGGCTAATATTTTGTCGCTTCTGGTTTTGCTATAAAATTGCAAGTTTGTGATACAAAAACAATCTCACAAATGTCCCTTTTTAGGCCCAAATCTGttttcatgcattttattttttttgtttttaactgaGATTGGCCTTCTACTTATGTAGTCAGGCGCCAATAAACATTGGAGGCTGTAagttttcttatttatatagaatcTTCCTCTGGCGGCAATAAGCAATATACACAAATGCGGAAGAAATTGGGGCAACCAGGAGGTAACGCAAACTGATGCCCCCCTATAACCACCCGTTTTCATAATGTGGTTTTTAGATTATCAAGATGGTTTCTCTGGTTTTTATTGAGTATATGGCTCATTTACCCCTAGGCACTGTTATCTACCCCCAGGTGCTTTATCACAAATAGGAATGAACAGTTAGagatatatatcaataaaatgaGATGCATGGGCTTTGAAAATGCCAAGCCCAATCCTGGCGCAAACTGAGGTTTTAATAAAGAGATGACCCTGCTATGGGTCTGCGCTCTGGGTATGGTGACTGCTCATGTCCGCTTAACGGTAATGGGTTTGAGAATACGTTCTCCTTTTGAGCGTCTTTCCGTGGGATCGGCTTGTTGCGTTTAACGCTGGTAATTGATTTCGAACAAACTGGATTTTTGGGTGGTAAAATTGTCTTTAGTTTTGTGTTCTTGAAGGTTCTATGTCCATGAATTCTGTTAAATCGCAGCAACATGGCGGCTTTCGCTTCAGTAATACTTCAACTGTTTGGTCTCGGCCacggaactttttttttttttcttccgtaGGAGACGATATCCTCCGTTATTCCAAAAAGAAACCAgcgtggctttttttttttcttttagttaaaGTGGGTTTCAAGAAGCAATAAGAGTTAACGATGTAATGTAGCGGGATGCGGCTTTGTggcttatattttatataatgaattcgagggggtgggggggtttgcGTTGTTTCgggtgaatatttgtgaattccATTTCTCTTGTTAATGTATATGGTTTTACAGATGGtgagcttttatttattatgcccGAGTcttgcacaaaaaaaatactgtgaaactgaaaagaaaaaaggcctCGGCGAATCGCATACCTCATCCGTTTCTTTTAAATGCTACATATGCATAGCTTTTAGTGATTTAAACTTGTTGAAAGGGATATTTTGGAGTAGCGTTATCTGTCGACCGGGACTGCGGTCATGGAGAGCACGTCTGACTTTTAATATATGGCTTTCAGTACAAAGATCTGTATAACCtttgagtgtgagtgtgtggccCCTATCCTGTTTGAGTAGGGTTTCTTGCTTTTGGACAATCCCCATAGTTCTCGTTTTTATAAACAATCGTCAATTACTTGAATTTGTGACCTATAATGAAACTACTTAGAAACAGAGTCGATAGAAGCTCTCACGGCCTGACGACGTAACGGGCCTCCTTCCCTCTCTGTCCTGAGCTCGGCATCGGCTTCTCGCTCTGTATCACacaagaaataaagaataaaaaataataattctgatgGAAATGTGtaacttctttttttcttgcttttatgTTTGGCGAAAAGCAACATGGGTTTTTAAGATAAATTTAAAGATCTTCAGATGGATTTGGGACGTTGAAGACCAAACGTGGCGCGTCTAGTAGGGCGACGTGTGGGAAGACCCAAAATCCCGCACAACAATCAGAAAAAGTAATAAATGTTGCTAAACTTAGAATGTGATCGTATTCAGCTTTTTACGTGGTTGTAAAATGACTTAATTTGTTGCCAATATAAGGACAgaaagttgttttttgtttttctttaatgtaaagACAAGTCGTCCATTATAGAAAAGTACAATATTTAAGAAGTTTGAACGGATTTGTTCTTTTAGGCCTTTTTCAAATAATCTCGTTATACCCAGTTTATTATTTCAGTGCAAAAGATATTTGCCGATTTTTGAGTTTTTATTCAACgtgttatttaatgtattctgCCACAGACTTATTTTCATGTGTCCTGGTCATAAAAGGGGCAAAAATGGCATGAGTGGCTGTTCTTCTGGCTACATGTTCTCACCGGTTTCTGACCTGAAGCCCGTGACTCCTGAAACTATCATTAATGCAGCTGGTGTTAAATctttcatataaaacaatacaaataaaatctcTTTGGCTCCAGTTTCCATCTCGCTCATGAATGTTCACGTTTTATGTCCGTTAGGGGTGTTTGATATCCATCGTATAACTGTACAGGTTTCAGCCTCTGGTCTTGCTAAAGCTCTCCTGCCCAACAAATATGatctattacttttttttattgggccagcatggaaaaagatgtaaagttacattagTCGTCAGAACCTTAGAAGGTCCCTTTCAGATGATTCTCAACTGAAGAGACCTCGGGAAGGTCCCGATAgcttttattgggtcaacatagaaaaaaaagatgaagtTGTGCAAGCTTCTAGGACCTCCTGAATAAGAGACCTCCTAAGGTTCTGACAACTAATATTACACTACATCTTTTTATGTTGTTGGCCTGATAGAAGAGGCTGACTTTGACCAGAGATTCCAAAATGTCCATTGATGGGATTCTAGGAGGAAGGAgatggtaataataattatacaacaTGATGTCTA is a genomic window of Spea bombifrons isolate aSpeBom1 chromosome 6, aSpeBom1.2.pri, whole genome shotgun sequence containing:
- the KBTBD8 gene encoding kelch repeat and BTB domain-containing protein 8: MAAQGDVAKFLQAQNGIPSPSPVSGGMDPNHACSILQQLKTMYDEGQLTDIVVQVDHGKNFSCHRNVLAAISPYFRSMFTSGLTESTQKEVRIVGIEAESMELVLNYAYTSRVQLTEANVQALFTAASIFQIPSLQDQCAQYMISRLDPQNCIGVFIFADHYDHQELKDKSQDYIRKKILYVTKEQEFLHLRKDQLISILNSDDLDVDKEEHVYDSIICWFNHDQAEREGHLPEIFAKCIRMPLMEETFVEKIPPMFAQAMPKNHVQKGKISANYCTQRLGMTASEMIICFEAASKHSGKKQTVPCLDTFTGKVYKLCKPPGDLREVGILVTPDNEIYIAGGYRPSNNDVCIDHRAESDFWFYDHSSNRWISKAPLLRARIGCKLVHCCGKQYAIGGRVYEGDGRNPLKSVECYDSRDNCWTAVSLMPVAMEFHSAVEYKDKIYILQGDVFLCYDPQRDYWCHLTPMTVPRLQGMAAVYKDSIYYIAGIRCNHRVLTVEAYDIEQNRWTRKKDLPCEQSSNPYIKLLVLKNKLHLFVRATQVSVEEFVFRTSRKNSLYQYDEVADGWKKVYETPERLWDLGRHFECAVAKLYPQCLQKVL